From a single Hymenobacter sp. YIM 151500-1 genomic region:
- a CDS encoding cytochrome P450 encodes MLFPEVQDILCRAACAWCQVPLREAEVRRRAADFGAMVDAFGAVGARHSRGKQARQRAESWIRDVIRHVRRGSLRPAHNSPLAAIARHREPDGKLLSDQMAAVELINLLRPIVAIATYVTFAAVALHGHPSYRQLLQNPEEDYTELFVQEVRRHSPLAPFLGARVCEDFTWHGYRFPKGRLVLLDVYGTNHDPHLWPDPDTFWPDRFRNWQENPFDFIPQGGGGYATGHRCAGEWITIEVLKHAVTFLSSRLRYELPPQDLGYDLSRMPTLPRSGFVMRNVQLVGEPAHPLPAVPVEEASGCPFH; translated from the coding sequence GTGCTGTTCCCGGAGGTGCAGGACATTCTGTGCCGGGCCGCCTGCGCCTGGTGCCAGGTGCCGTTGCGGGAGGCGGAAGTACGCCGGCGGGCCGCCGACTTTGGGGCTATGGTAGATGCCTTTGGGGCAGTGGGGGCCCGGCACTCGCGGGGCAAGCAGGCCCGGCAGCGGGCCGAAAGCTGGATTCGGGACGTTATCCGGCACGTGCGCCGCGGCTCGCTACGGCCGGCCCACAACTCGCCCTTGGCCGCCATTGCCAGGCACCGGGAGCCGGATGGGAAACTGCTCAGCGACCAGATGGCGGCCGTGGAGTTGATCAACCTGCTGCGGCCTATTGTGGCCATTGCTACTTACGTGACGTTTGCGGCCGTGGCCTTGCACGGGCACCCATCTTACCGGCAACTGCTGCAAAATCCTGAAGAAGACTACACCGAGCTGTTTGTGCAGGAGGTGCGCCGCCACTCGCCGCTTGCGCCGTTTTTGGGCGCGCGGGTATGTGAAGATTTCACCTGGCACGGCTACCGCTTCCCGAAAGGCCGGCTGGTACTGCTCGATGTGTACGGCACCAACCATGACCCCCACCTCTGGCCCGACCCCGATACGTTCTGGCCCGACCGGTTCCGCAACTGGCAGGAGAATCCGTTTGACTTTATCCCGCAGGGTGGGGGAGGCTACGCCACCGGCCACCGCTGCGCCGGCGAGTGGATAACCATCGAAGTCCTGAAGCACGCCGTTACCTTTCTGAGCAGCCGTCTGCGCTACGAGCTGCCGCCGCAGGACCTGGGCTACGACCTGAGCCGCATGCCCACCTTACCCCGTAGTGGCTTCGTAATGCGGAACGTGCAGCTGGTAGGGGAGCCCGCCCACCCACTGCCGGCCGTTCCCGTAGAAGAGGCCAGCGGCTGCCCGTTTCATTAG
- a CDS encoding Kazal-type serine protease inhibitor domain-containing protein, translating into MKTLVLSSIGALLLAACTTPTTPAPSTACVDASLKNPAVLCTADYDPVCGCDGKTYSNACNATNGAGVKSFTKGACPDKK; encoded by the coding sequence ATGAAAACCCTTGTGCTATCCTCCATCGGCGCCCTACTGCTTGCCGCTTGCACCACCCCCACCACGCCGGCACCCTCCACCGCCTGCGTTGATGCCAGCCTGAAAAATCCCGCCGTGCTGTGCACCGCCGACTACGACCCCGTGTGCGGCTGTGACGGGAAAACCTATAGCAACGCCTGCAACGCTACCAACGGCGCGGGCGTCAAGTCCTTCACCAAAGGCGCCTGCCCGGACAAGAAGTAA
- a CDS encoding cytochrome P450 family protein, translating to MPAIPRDSSFDSTLDLLREGFPFLLNRSERLDSDIFQIRLLGMPVICLHGPEGAELFYNSSRFVRLGAVPRRVQTTLMGQDAVQTLDGTNHRCRKDMFMAVMTPGSRHRLLTLLAREWETAARRWEQ from the coding sequence ATGCCCGCCATTCCGCGCGACTCTAGCTTTGATTCTACCTTGGACCTGCTGCGCGAGGGGTTTCCGTTTCTGCTGAACCGCAGTGAGCGGCTCGATTCCGACATCTTCCAGATCCGGCTGCTGGGCATGCCGGTGATTTGCCTGCACGGTCCCGAAGGCGCCGAACTGTTCTACAACTCTAGCCGCTTCGTGCGGTTGGGCGCCGTGCCGCGCCGGGTGCAAACCACCCTCATGGGCCAGGATGCCGTGCAAACCCTGGACGGCACCAACCACCGCTGCCGCAAAGACATGTTTATGGCCGTGATGACGCCCGGCAGCCGCCACCGCCTGCTGACGCTGCTGGCCCGCGAGTGGGAAACCGCCGCCCGCCGCTGGGAGCAATAG
- a CDS encoding type IX secretion system protein PorD, with the protein MRNLFLPSLLLLLALLLAPGAVCAQELLSEVRVTTENVTVADRQLIQQMQNDIQTFLNTRTFTNQTYRPEERIRCRLFIGIRDIPQTGTYRATVRILSTRPVYGTGYETNLLSYADPSWVFNYSPQNPLDYSENTFVGNLSSLLSFYAYIIIGMDQDSFARLSGSPYYDRARTIQTNALSQNVTNENDAGWSDSEASNRYWLLNNLQDPQLEAFRTGMYAYYRQGMDVFITKPEEARASIATALQGVQQAVQRRPGTLLARAFFTTKADEIANVFRTSPDQQQKTQVVTLLSEVDPTNSAKYQSILRQ; encoded by the coding sequence ATGCGTAACCTCTTTTTGCCTTCTTTGCTGCTCCTGCTGGCCTTGTTGCTGGCACCCGGCGCCGTCTGCGCCCAGGAACTGCTCAGCGAAGTGCGCGTCACCACCGAAAACGTCACCGTGGCGGACCGCCAGCTGATTCAGCAGATGCAGAACGACATCCAGACGTTTCTTAACACGCGCACCTTCACCAACCAAACCTACCGGCCCGAGGAGCGGATTCGGTGTCGCTTGTTTATCGGCATCCGGGATATTCCGCAAACCGGCACGTACCGGGCCACCGTGCGCATTCTGAGCACCCGCCCCGTGTACGGCACCGGCTACGAAACTAATCTGCTGAGCTACGCCGACCCCAGCTGGGTGTTCAACTACTCACCCCAAAACCCGCTCGACTACTCGGAGAATACGTTCGTAGGCAATTTGTCGTCACTGCTGTCTTTTTATGCCTACATCATCATTGGCATGGACCAGGACAGCTTCGCCCGCCTGAGCGGCTCGCCCTACTACGACCGGGCCCGCACGATTCAGACGAATGCCTTGTCGCAGAACGTCACCAATGAAAACGACGCAGGGTGGAGCGACAGTGAAGCCAGCAACCGGTATTGGCTGCTCAACAACCTCCAGGATCCGCAGCTGGAAGCTTTCCGCACCGGCATGTACGCCTACTACCGCCAGGGCATGGACGTGTTCATTACCAAGCCCGAGGAAGCCCGCGCCAGCATTGCCACGGCGCTGCAAGGCGTGCAGCAGGCGGTGCAGCGCCGCCCCGGCACCTTACTGGCCCGCGCCTTTTTCACCACCAAGGCCGACGAAATTGCCAACGTGTTCCGCACCAGCCCCGACCAGCAGCAGAAAACCCAGGTCGTAACCCTGCTCAGCGAAGTAGACCCCACCAACTCCGCCAAATACCAGTCCATCCTGCGCCAGTAG
- a CDS encoding phosphopantothenoylcysteine decarboxylase: MHVLVTAGPTYEPLDPVRFIGNHSTGKMGYALAEAFAEAGANVTLISGPTNLPDPAAARIRTQRVETADQMYAAAAAVAPVADVWVFAAAVADYKPAQAATQKIKKDGDTLTLELVKNVDIAATLGRTKRPEQYSVGFALETNDERAYALDKLRRKNFDLVVLNSLRDAGAGFRHDTNQVTLLEADGRVTTFELKLKAEVARDIVRTVLARLPHHA; encoded by the coding sequence ATGCACGTCCTCGTCACGGCTGGCCCCACGTATGAACCACTGGACCCGGTGCGCTTCATCGGCAACCACAGCACCGGCAAAATGGGCTACGCCTTGGCCGAAGCCTTTGCCGAGGCCGGCGCGAACGTGACCCTTATCAGCGGCCCTACCAACCTGCCGGACCCTGCGGCCGCGCGCATCCGTACTCAGCGCGTGGAAACAGCCGACCAGATGTATGCCGCCGCCGCTGCCGTGGCTCCGGTGGCCGACGTGTGGGTGTTTGCCGCCGCCGTGGCCGACTATAAGCCGGCGCAGGCGGCCACCCAGAAAATCAAAAAAGACGGCGACACGCTCACGCTGGAGCTGGTCAAGAACGTGGATATTGCCGCTACGCTGGGCCGAACGAAGCGGCCTGAACAATATTCGGTAGGTTTTGCGTTGGAGACGAACGATGAGCGGGCTTACGCCCTCGACAAGCTCCGGCGCAAAAACTTTGACCTGGTAGTGTTGAACTCCCTGCGCGACGCGGGAGCCGGGTTTCGGCACGATACCAACCAAGTGACGCTGCTGGAAGCCGACGGGCGCGTGACTACCTTTGAGCTGAAGCTCAAGGCCGAGGTGGCCCGCGACATCGTGCGTACCGTTCTTGCCCGTTTGCCCCATCATGCGTAA
- a CDS encoding enoyl-ACP reductase FabI: MPNNLLAGKVGIISGALDERSIAWKVAQRAYAEGARFVLTNAPLAMRMGEINRLAEECQAPIIPADATSVEDLEKLFSGAQEQLGGKLDFVLHSIGMSTNIRKGKHYGELNYEWFLKTLDVSALSFHKMMAVAEKQDALNEWGSVVALSYIAAQRVFPDYTDMSQAKAVLESIARNYGYRLGKLKKVRVNTISQSPTKTTAGTGVGGFDAFFDYADKMSPLGNAPAEACADYCISLFSDLTRYVTMQNLLHDGGFSSTGISEDIVGVIEQMNS; the protein is encoded by the coding sequence ATGCCTAACAACCTACTCGCCGGTAAAGTCGGCATCATTTCGGGTGCCCTTGACGAACGGTCTATTGCCTGGAAAGTGGCCCAGCGCGCCTACGCCGAGGGCGCCCGGTTCGTGCTGACCAATGCCCCGCTGGCCATGCGCATGGGCGAAATCAACCGGCTGGCTGAGGAGTGCCAGGCCCCCATCATCCCGGCCGATGCTACGTCGGTGGAGGATTTGGAGAAGCTGTTCAGCGGGGCTCAGGAGCAGCTCGGCGGCAAGCTCGACTTCGTGTTGCACAGCATCGGCATGAGCACCAACATCCGCAAGGGCAAGCACTACGGCGAGCTGAACTACGAGTGGTTTCTGAAAACCCTGGACGTGTCGGCGCTGTCGTTTCATAAGATGATGGCCGTGGCTGAGAAGCAGGACGCCCTCAACGAGTGGGGCTCGGTGGTGGCCCTGAGCTACATTGCCGCCCAGCGCGTATTCCCCGACTACACCGACATGTCGCAGGCCAAGGCCGTGCTCGAAAGCATCGCCCGCAACTACGGCTACCGCCTGGGCAAGCTCAAGAAAGTGCGCGTAAACACCATCAGCCAGTCGCCCACCAAAACCACGGCCGGCACCGGCGTGGGCGGCTTCGACGCCTTCTTCGACTACGCCGACAAGATGTCGCCCCTAGGCAACGCCCCGGCCGAAGCCTGCGCCGACTACTGCATCAGCCTGTTCTCGGACCTGACCCGCTACGTAACCATGCAAAACCTGCTGCACGACGGCGGCTTCAGCAGCACCGGCATCTCGGAAGACATTGTGGGCGTGATTGAGCAGATGAATAGCTAG
- the recN gene encoding DNA repair protein RecN, whose protein sequence is MLIDLRIRNYALIEQLQLQPSALLNIITGETGAGKSIMLGAIGLLLGNRADSRMLFDTEKKCVIEGQFDISSYQLQDIFEAEDLDYDTQCILRREISPGGKSRAFVNDTPVTLETLRHIGANLMDIHSQHDTLLLGDAVFQLNLLDLYAGLVPTRSQYSSAYRQYRKLDAELRELESRVAQANKELDYHSFLLSELEDARLDNENQEEVEQEVKELEHAEEIKFKLTHALQSLSESEYCAASSMKEASTLLGQIASYSEQAKELKQRLDSCLIELHDIADEIEAAERRTEGDPARIDELQGRLNVLYSLQRKHQVRDVVALLAVRDDLRDKVGSVLNLDKQIGRLRRDADAALATATKQAARLSEARRKSFPKFEKELAALLADLGMPHSRIVVQHQEGPLAASGLDVISILFTANKGAQPQTLSKAASGGEFSRLMLCIKYMLADKTALPTIVFDEIDTGISGEIAVKVGRMMQQMAKKHQLIAISHLPQMAAAGDAHYFVYKEDRADRTVSRIRPLNLDERIQEIAQMISGANPSPHAFQSARELLALRGAEMAG, encoded by the coding sequence ATGCTGATTGACCTTCGCATCCGCAATTACGCCCTGATTGAGCAGCTCCAGCTGCAGCCCTCGGCCTTGCTCAATATCATCACCGGCGAAACGGGCGCCGGTAAGTCCATCATGCTGGGCGCCATTGGCCTGCTGCTCGGCAACCGCGCCGACTCGCGCATGCTCTTCGACACGGAGAAGAAATGCGTGATTGAAGGCCAGTTTGACATCAGCAGCTACCAGCTTCAGGACATTTTTGAGGCCGAAGACCTGGACTACGACACCCAGTGCATTCTGCGCCGCGAAATCAGCCCCGGCGGCAAGTCCCGGGCCTTCGTGAACGACACGCCGGTGACGCTGGAAACCCTGCGCCACATCGGGGCCAACCTCATGGACATCCACTCCCAGCACGACACGCTGCTGCTCGGGGATGCCGTGTTTCAGCTCAACCTGCTCGACCTCTATGCTGGCCTCGTGCCCACGCGCAGCCAGTACAGCAGCGCCTACCGCCAGTACCGCAAGCTCGACGCCGAACTGCGCGAGCTGGAAAGCCGGGTGGCCCAGGCCAACAAGGAGCTGGACTACCACAGTTTTCTGCTCAGTGAGCTGGAAGACGCCCGCCTCGACAACGAAAACCAGGAGGAAGTGGAGCAGGAGGTAAAGGAGCTGGAGCACGCCGAGGAAATCAAATTCAAGCTGACCCACGCCCTGCAAAGCCTCTCGGAAAGTGAATACTGCGCCGCCTCCAGCATGAAAGAGGCCTCCACATTGCTAGGGCAGATTGCCAGCTACTCAGAGCAGGCCAAGGAGCTGAAGCAGCGCCTCGACTCCTGCCTGATTGAGCTACACGACATTGCCGACGAAATAGAAGCTGCCGAGCGTCGCACCGAGGGCGACCCAGCCCGCATCGATGAGCTGCAAGGGCGCCTGAACGTGCTCTACAGCCTCCAGCGCAAGCACCAGGTGCGCGACGTGGTGGCCCTGCTGGCCGTGCGCGACGACTTGCGCGACAAAGTGGGCTCGGTGCTGAACCTGGACAAGCAAATCGGCCGCCTCCGCCGCGACGCCGATGCCGCCCTGGCCACGGCCACCAAGCAGGCCGCCCGCCTCTCGGAGGCCCGGCGCAAATCGTTTCCGAAGTTTGAGAAGGAACTGGCCGCCCTGCTCGCGGACCTGGGCATGCCGCACTCCCGCATTGTGGTGCAGCACCAGGAGGGCCCCCTGGCCGCCAGCGGCCTCGACGTGATTAGTATTCTGTTTACGGCCAACAAGGGCGCCCAGCCCCAGACCCTGAGCAAAGCCGCTTCGGGTGGGGAATTCTCCCGGCTGATGCTGTGCATCAAGTACATGCTGGCCGACAAAACCGCCCTGCCCACGATAGTGTTCGACGAAATTGACACCGGCATCAGCGGGGAAATTGCGGTGAAAGTGGGCCGCATGATGCAGCAGATGGCCAAGAAGCACCAGCTCATTGCCATCAGCCACCTGCCCCAGATGGCCGCCGCCGGCGACGCGCACTATTTCGTGTACAAGGAAGACCGCGCCGACCGCACCGTGAGCCGCATCCGCCCGCTCAACCTCGACGAGCGTATCCAGGAAATTGCCCAGATGATATCCGGCGCCAATCCCAGCCCCCACGCCTTCCAGAGCGCCCGGGAGCTGCTAGCCCTGCGCGGGGCCGAGATGGCGGGGTGA
- the tilS gene encoding tRNA lysidine(34) synthetase TilS, protein MLDRIQAYIQEHQLFSPTDKLLVAVSGGLDSVVLAHVLRKLGVAFAVAHCHFGLRGEEADADEQFVRKLAAQYDVPYFVEFFQTKQFAQQESISVQMAARALRYEWFERTRQAQGLDYIATAHHQRDTAETMLLNLTHGTGLAGLHGIRPKAGRLVRPLLAVGKEDLYDYVVENRLIWREDASNDSPVYQRNRLRLEVLPVLRDINPNLDQTLSITAERVGGAEEIVRRYVEETAAQAQRQEPEATYLDIRTLQRTAATTLVLHELLRPFGFSYLVVKDIVHSFGAEPGRRFESPTHRLVKDREQLVITPRSLTKFGTHQLQAGQEALKIDGLHLRTELLERTEGFDIPRGKAVAALDADQLKFPLTVRPWQEGDWFMPIGLKGKKKLSDFLIDQKVPLNLKDQVQVLVSADGKIAWVIGFRPDERFKVTDETERVLVVKRM, encoded by the coding sequence ATGCTCGACCGTATTCAAGCTTACATTCAAGAACACCAGCTCTTCTCCCCTACCGATAAGCTGCTCGTCGCCGTCAGCGGCGGGCTCGACTCGGTGGTGCTGGCCCACGTGCTGCGCAAGCTGGGGGTGGCGTTTGCCGTGGCCCACTGCCACTTCGGGCTGCGCGGCGAGGAGGCCGACGCCGACGAGCAGTTTGTGCGCAAGCTGGCGGCCCAGTACGACGTGCCCTACTTCGTGGAGTTCTTTCAGACCAAGCAGTTTGCCCAGCAGGAAAGCATTTCAGTCCAGATGGCGGCCCGCGCCCTGCGCTACGAGTGGTTTGAGCGGACGCGCCAGGCCCAGGGCCTCGACTACATTGCCACGGCCCACCACCAGCGCGACACGGCCGAAACCATGCTGCTCAACCTCACCCACGGCACCGGCCTGGCCGGCCTGCACGGCATCCGGCCCAAAGCCGGCCGCCTGGTGCGGCCCCTGCTGGCCGTGGGCAAGGAAGACCTGTATGACTACGTGGTGGAAAACCGCCTGATTTGGCGCGAAGATGCCTCCAACGACTCGCCCGTGTACCAGCGCAACCGCCTGCGCCTGGAGGTGCTGCCCGTGCTGCGCGACATCAACCCCAACCTCGACCAGACCCTGAGCATTACGGCCGAGCGGGTGGGCGGGGCCGAGGAAATCGTGCGGCGCTACGTGGAGGAAACCGCCGCCCAGGCCCAGCGCCAGGAGCCCGAAGCTACCTACCTCGACATCCGCACTTTGCAGCGCACGGCCGCCACCACGCTCGTGCTGCACGAGCTGCTGCGGCCCTTCGGCTTCTCTTACCTGGTGGTAAAAGACATTGTGCACAGCTTTGGAGCCGAGCCAGGCCGGCGCTTCGAGTCGCCGACGCACCGGCTGGTCAAGGACCGGGAGCAGCTGGTCATCACCCCGCGCAGCCTCACCAAATTCGGCACCCACCAGCTCCAGGCCGGGCAGGAGGCCCTGAAAATCGACGGCCTGCACTTGCGCACCGAGCTGCTGGAACGCACCGAGGGCTTCGACATTCCGCGCGGCAAAGCCGTAGCCGCCCTCGATGCCGACCAGCTCAAATTTCCGCTCACGGTGCGCCCCTGGCAGGAGGGCGACTGGTTTATGCCCATCGGCCTCAAAGGCAAAAAGAAGCTTTCCGACTTCCTCATCGACCAGAAAGTGCCCCTCAACCTCAAAGACCAGGTGCAGGTGCTCGTCTCCGCCGACGGCAAAATAGCCTGGGTTATCGGCTTCCGGCCAGATGAGCGGTTCAAGGTGACGGACGAAACAGAACGGGTGCTGGTGGTGAAGCGGATGTGA
- a CDS encoding OstA-like protein, with protein sequence MLLPVLVWGQQLPAPRPGTQPAPPKGQQIELLPGAGKLVGGDFNGVEIRKIIGNVSFRQGTTLLYCDSAYQYTERNALEAFSNVRIIQNDTITITGDRGTYDGDTRQARLTGNVTMRDPRMTLTTQALDYDLNRNLAYYSTGGHLQDPENTLDSRFGYYNTQSKVFSFKRDVKLVTKDNTIDTDTLQYNTVSKVATFLGPTRIKGRQGTLYAENGTYNTITRVSNFAQNAKIETPNYLLGGDRLMYDEARQYGVATGRVSMTSKKDNLVIRGDVGRYWRTEGRAKVYGSRPVMRNISDRDTLYLSADTLVSVEGRPPRNEAGIIYAYRKVRIFRRDLQGRCDSLTYNRQDSVIYLSHDPVLWNERNQLTADSMEIQQRRGKIDQMRLYGNAFIAGQDTLLNFNQVKGRTMVAYFRESAIKKVDVLGNAESLYYALEGDTAVSGLNKAVAATMALRFDQRKLQTITFRTNPDASFIPPHELTPADQKLKGFQWREKERPTRRLTLGKHFAAPAKPKKKAAPVKKKAPVRKPAPAKPKPRRPAPPPVAGRK encoded by the coding sequence TTGCTGCTGCCGGTCCTGGTGTGGGGGCAGCAGCTTCCAGCACCGCGCCCCGGCACCCAACCCGCACCGCCCAAAGGCCAGCAGATTGAGCTACTGCCTGGTGCTGGCAAATTGGTGGGAGGTGATTTTAACGGCGTCGAGATACGGAAGATCATAGGCAACGTGAGCTTTCGGCAGGGTACTACGCTACTCTATTGCGACTCAGCCTATCAGTACACGGAGCGCAATGCGCTGGAGGCATTTAGCAATGTGCGTATCATCCAGAACGACACCATCACCATCACCGGCGACCGGGGCACCTACGACGGCGACACCCGCCAGGCCCGCCTCACCGGTAACGTGACCATGCGCGACCCGCGCATGACGCTCACCACCCAAGCCCTCGACTACGACCTGAACCGCAACCTGGCCTACTACAGCACCGGCGGCCACCTCCAGGACCCCGAAAACACCCTCGACAGCCGCTTCGGCTACTACAACACCCAGAGCAAGGTGTTCAGCTTTAAGCGCGACGTGAAGCTGGTAACCAAAGACAACACCATCGACACCGACACGCTCCAGTACAACACGGTTTCCAAGGTGGCTACGTTTCTGGGGCCCACGCGCATCAAGGGCCGCCAGGGCACGCTTTATGCCGAAAATGGTACCTACAATACCATCACGCGCGTATCCAACTTCGCCCAGAATGCCAAAATCGAGACGCCGAACTACCTGCTGGGCGGCGACCGGCTGATGTACGACGAAGCCCGGCAGTACGGTGTGGCCACCGGCCGCGTGTCGATGACCTCGAAGAAAGACAACCTCGTGATTCGGGGCGACGTGGGGCGGTACTGGCGCACGGAGGGCCGGGCCAAGGTGTACGGCAGCCGCCCGGTGATGCGCAATATCTCGGACCGGGACACGCTCTACCTATCGGCCGACACGCTGGTGAGCGTGGAAGGGCGCCCGCCCCGCAACGAGGCCGGCATCATCTACGCCTACCGCAAGGTGCGCATCTTCCGCCGCGACTTGCAGGGCCGCTGCGACTCGCTGACCTACAACCGCCAGGACTCCGTCATCTACCTCAGCCACGACCCGGTACTCTGGAATGAGCGCAACCAGCTCACGGCCGACAGCATGGAGATTCAGCAGCGCCGCGGCAAAATCGACCAGATGCGCCTGTACGGCAACGCCTTCATTGCGGGCCAGGATACGCTGCTGAACTTCAATCAGGTGAAGGGCCGCACCATGGTGGCCTACTTCCGGGAGAGTGCCATAAAAAAAGTGGATGTGCTTGGCAACGCCGAGAGCCTCTACTATGCTCTTGAGGGCGACACGGCCGTGAGCGGCCTGAACAAAGCCGTGGCCGCCACCATGGCCCTGCGCTTCGACCAGCGCAAGCTCCAGACCATCACCTTCCGCACCAACCCCGATGCCAGCTTTATTCCACCCCACGAGCTGACGCCCGCCGACCAGAAGCTCAAGGGTTTCCAGTGGCGGGAAAAGGAACGCCCTACGCGCCGCCTGACGTTAGGCAAGCACTTTGCGGCGCCGGCCAAGCCCAAGAAAAAGGCCGCTCCCGTCAAGAAGAAAGCCCCGGTCCGCAAGCCGGCCCCGGCCAAACCCAAGCCCCGCCGCCCGGCACCCCCGCCGGTGGCCGGCCGCAAGTAG
- a CDS encoding DNA-directed RNA polymerase subunit omega, which translates to MKTPNNVPASIVTRNMSDFTEDTGNVYESIAIISKRANQIAVKLKEELNSKLAEFATTVDNLEEVFENREQIEISKHYERLPKPTNLAVEEFLEGKVYFHTPEEEEQTETRKAE; encoded by the coding sequence ATGAAGACTCCTAATAACGTCCCCGCCTCCATCGTGACCCGCAACATGTCGGACTTCACCGAGGACACCGGCAACGTGTATGAGAGCATTGCCATCATTTCGAAGCGTGCCAACCAGATTGCCGTGAAGCTGAAGGAAGAGCTGAATAGCAAGCTGGCCGAGTTTGCCACCACCGTCGATAACCTGGAGGAGGTGTTTGAGAACCGGGAGCAAATCGAAATCAGCAAGCACTACGAGCGGCTGCCCAAGCCCACTAACTTGGCCGTAGAGGAGTTCCTGGAAGGCAAAGTGTACTTCCATACTCCCGAGGAAGAAGAGCAAACCGAAACCCGCAAGGCGGAGTAG
- a CDS encoding outer membrane protein assembly factor BamD, translated as MLSFRPTLFVLLLSALLLGSCSGYQKLLKSTDVNKKYEAAIQYYEKGDFFKAGTLLEELIPLLKGRPEAEKAQFYFANTNFRQRNYTLSAYYFRQFADTYPNSPYAEEANFMYAKSQFRDSPEFQLDQTSTFSALEGIQDFLNRYPESKFRPEAENMSRELQTKLENKAFRSARLYYDLRYYQSAVTALAGFQQQFPASAFNEEAAFLKLSAQYDLARESVEEKQRERYLEAIAFYQNFVDTYPKSKNLKDAERMYEDAREQVAKLKPADSTAAN; from the coding sequence ATGCTGTCTTTCCGCCCTACCTTGTTTGTCTTGTTGCTGAGCGCGTTGCTGCTGGGCTCGTGCAGCGGCTACCAGAAGCTGCTCAAGAGCACCGACGTAAACAAGAAGTACGAAGCTGCCATTCAATACTACGAGAAAGGCGACTTTTTCAAGGCTGGCACCCTGCTGGAAGAGCTGATTCCGCTGCTAAAGGGCCGGCCTGAGGCTGAGAAAGCCCAGTTCTACTTTGCCAATACCAACTTCCGCCAGCGCAACTACACGCTCAGCGCCTACTACTTCCGGCAGTTTGCCGACACTTACCCGAACTCGCCCTACGCCGAAGAGGCGAACTTCATGTACGCCAAGTCGCAGTTCCGCGACTCGCCGGAGTTCCAGCTCGACCAAACCAGCACGTTCTCGGCCCTGGAAGGCATCCAGGATTTCCTGAACCGCTACCCCGAAAGCAAGTTCCGGCCCGAGGCCGAGAATATGTCCAGGGAGCTGCAAACCAAGCTGGAGAACAAGGCCTTCCGCAGCGCCCGCCTCTACTACGACCTCCGCTACTACCAGTCGGCCGTGACGGCGCTGGCGGGCTTCCAGCAGCAGTTTCCGGCCTCGGCCTTCAACGAGGAAGCCGCCTTCCTGAAGCTCAGCGCTCAGTACGACCTGGCCCGCGAAAGCGTGGAAGAAAAGCAGCGCGAACGGTACCTGGAAGCCATTGCCTTCTACCAAAATTTCGTGGATACCTATCCGAAAAGCAAAAACCTCAAGGACGCCGAGCGCATGTACGAAGACGCCCGTGAGCAGGTAGCCAAGCTCAAACCCGCCGACTCAACTGCCGCAAATTAA